Proteins encoded in a region of the Tripterygium wilfordii isolate XIE 37 chromosome 21, ASM1340144v1, whole genome shotgun sequence genome:
- the LOC119990204 gene encoding FHA domain-containing protein DDL isoform X1, protein MGRNVSDRSESPVRGRGSPRRKSPSRRERSPMRHRSSRKDGSPAKEKLSSRARSPKHEKLSSPVARSPSPRTKRLRRAQVEREAERATDRGREKNHGKEYDRGSHREKGADRENGSGGKEKRSGREEIDYKSSRSRHGHSPSPSDRHHRSRHKSRSPQRAAETRERDEDRNSRGAEYRDDDDDSLAKMKAAEEALAAKQKQQPSFELSGKLAAETNRVRGITLLFTEPPEARKPDTRWRLYVFKGGEVLNEPLYIHRQSCYLFGRERRVADIPTDHPSCSKQHAVIQFRQVEKEQPDGTLTKQARPYIMDLGSTNKTFINAVSMYCCMRTQLREERLFTPPVCFPVVLLWEIWELFFLCISFVSGHNRFHHRVHFTSFWIGKVCRTEGLNLELVFSGLTCAFIIFPISVFPHSYLVGSSKCANAGTLSLHHLIFGFTIWFYNGMNSSSVLHNLCFI, encoded by the exons ATGGGGCGTAATGTGTCCGATCGGTCAGAATCACCAGTCAGGGGACGGGGGTCTCCTCGCAGGAAGAGCCCCTCTAGGAGAGAACGATCTCCTATGCGACATAGGAGCTCCCGCAAGGATGGATCTCCAGCAAAAGAGAAGCTTTCTAGTCGAGCTAGGtctccaaagcatgaaaagttAAGCTCTCCAGTTGCACGCTCCCCTTCTCCCCGTACAAAACGTTTGAGGAGGGCCCAAGTGGAAAGAGAGGCTGAGAGAGCTACTGACAGAGGACGTGAAAAGAACCATGGCAAGGAATATGATCGGGGTTCGCATAGAGAAAAAGGCGCAGACAGGGAAAATGGGAGTGGGGGAAAGGAGAAAAGGTCAGGAAGGGAGGAAATTGATTATAAGTCATCTAGGTCAAGACATGGtcattctccttctccttcagaTCGGCACCACAGGAGCAGGCATAAATCTCGCTCACCTCAACGAGCTGCTGAGACCAGAGAACGTGATGAG GATAGAAACTCAAGGGGAGCTGAATACCG GGATGATGACGATGATTCGCTGGCTAAAATGAAGGCTGCTGAGGAGGCCTTGGCGGCAAAGCAAAAG CAACAACCTTCATTTGAGCTCTCTGGAAAGCTTGCTGCGGAAACCAATAGAGTTCGAG GTATAACATTGCTGTTCACTGAACCCCCTGAAGCTCGAAAGCCAGATACTAGATGGCGACTTTATGTTTTCAAGGGAGGTGAAGTGCTGAATG AGCCCCTTTACATACATCGTCAAAGCTGTTACCTTTTTGGGAGGGAAAGAAGGGTAGCAGACATTCCGACAGACCACCCATCCTGCAGCAAGCAACACGCTGTCATTCAATTCCG GCAAGTGGAAAAGGAGCAGCCTGATGGTACATTAACCAAGCAAGCAAG GCCTTACATAATGGATCTTGGAAGCACAAATAAAACTTTCATTAAC GCCGTGAGTATGTACTGCTGCATGAGAACTCAGCTACGTGAAGAGCGTTTATTCACTCCACCAGTATGTTTCCCCGTCGTCCTTCTGTGGGAAATATGGGAACTTTTCTTTCTCTGTATTTCCTTTGTTAGTGGGCATAACAGATTTCATCATCGGGTTCATTTTACCTCATTTTGGATTGGGAAGGTTTGTAGAACGGAAGGCCTGAATTTAGAATTGGTATTTTCTGGACTAACATGTGCATTTATTATTTTCCCTATATCAGTTTTTCCCCACTCATACCTTGTTGGTTCCAGTAAATGTGCGAATGCTGGTACACTCAGTTTACATCATTTAATTTTCGGCTTTACCATCTGGTTTTACAATGGAATGAATTCAAGCAGTGTTCTTCATAATCTTTGTTTTATATAG
- the LOC119990204 gene encoding FHA domain-containing protein DDL isoform X2: MGRNVSDRSESPVRGRGSPRRKSPSRRERSPMRHRSSRKDGSPAKEKLSSRARSPKHEKLSSPVARSPSPRTKRLRRAQVEREAERATDRGREKNHGKEYDRGSHREKGADRENGSGGKEKRSGREEIDYKSSRSRHGHSPSPSDRHHRSRHKSRSPQRAAETRERDEDRNSRGAEYRDDDDDSLAKMKAAEEALAAKQKQQPSFELSGKLAAETNRVRGITLLFTEPPEARKPDTRWRLYVFKGGEVLNEPLYIHRQSCYLFGRERRVADIPTDHPSCSKQHAVIQFRQVEKEQPDGTLTKQARPYIMDLGSTNKTFINGSPVEPQRYYELFEKDTIKFGNSSREYVLLHENSAT, encoded by the exons ATGGGGCGTAATGTGTCCGATCGGTCAGAATCACCAGTCAGGGGACGGGGGTCTCCTCGCAGGAAGAGCCCCTCTAGGAGAGAACGATCTCCTATGCGACATAGGAGCTCCCGCAAGGATGGATCTCCAGCAAAAGAGAAGCTTTCTAGTCGAGCTAGGtctccaaagcatgaaaagttAAGCTCTCCAGTTGCACGCTCCCCTTCTCCCCGTACAAAACGTTTGAGGAGGGCCCAAGTGGAAAGAGAGGCTGAGAGAGCTACTGACAGAGGACGTGAAAAGAACCATGGCAAGGAATATGATCGGGGTTCGCATAGAGAAAAAGGCGCAGACAGGGAAAATGGGAGTGGGGGAAAGGAGAAAAGGTCAGGAAGGGAGGAAATTGATTATAAGTCATCTAGGTCAAGACATGGtcattctccttctccttcagaTCGGCACCACAGGAGCAGGCATAAATCTCGCTCACCTCAACGAGCTGCTGAGACCAGAGAACGTGATGAG GATAGAAACTCAAGGGGAGCTGAATACCG GGATGATGACGATGATTCGCTGGCTAAAATGAAGGCTGCTGAGGAGGCCTTGGCGGCAAAGCAAAAG CAACAACCTTCATTTGAGCTCTCTGGAAAGCTTGCTGCGGAAACCAATAGAGTTCGAG GTATAACATTGCTGTTCACTGAACCCCCTGAAGCTCGAAAGCCAGATACTAGATGGCGACTTTATGTTTTCAAGGGAGGTGAAGTGCTGAATG AGCCCCTTTACATACATCGTCAAAGCTGTTACCTTTTTGGGAGGGAAAGAAGGGTAGCAGACATTCCGACAGACCACCCATCCTGCAGCAAGCAACACGCTGTCATTCAATTCCG GCAAGTGGAAAAGGAGCAGCCTGATGGTACATTAACCAAGCAAGCAAG GCCTTACATAATGGATCTTGGAAGCACAAATAAAACTTTCATTAAC GGTAGTCCTGTTGAACCTCAACGTTATTATGAGCTTTTTGAAAAAGATACTATTAAATTTGGTAACAGTAG CCGTGAGTATGTACTGCTGCATGAGAACTCAGCTACGTGA
- the LOC119989383 gene encoding putative F-box/LRR-repeat protein At1g56400, protein MADHDHGTIDFFSRLTNLMLVYIISFLPFKDAARTSVLSKRWYQVWHSTRNVEFNENFFVKPGDEESEEITEKQRRAFVDFTRRWMLTYNGEVIDTLSLTFSRPRKFSSEMNECINFAITRNVQRLVLDFSDPTTVHRGVFELPPFVYGHEGLKSLKLFSCNFDVSRLNNFNALKELSLGWIKVSMSTIKDLLRKCPSLESLSLKNCSSVDHIEISAPDLRLRSLVFDKCELDQPYLMIKAPNLRVLKYSGDLPTFEFWRPESLVEADLDFASETEFEEVGDLVQEILREIACVQVLTVCSYLLQVIPSGTEPLGMEVALNVRHLILKTELHSNVFFGIKFMLKSCPVLETLTIQLGPARMFSDYEPPFVLRPRVFWKGSQVVFDCLANTLKVVEVQNFKGSENEINLLNYLIKLGKVLEGLKLCVSKEDNGAGENPELYRERALEVLQIRRASPTLRIDIV, encoded by the exons ATGGCTGATCACGATCATGGCACCATTGATTTCTTTTCAAGGCTGACAAACCTCATGCTAGTTTATATAATCTCCTTCTTGCCATTCAAGGACGCAGCAAGAACAAGCGTGCTGTCGAAGAGATGGTACCAAGTGTGGCATTCCACGAGGAACGTTGAGTTCAATGAGAACTTCTTTGTCAAACCTGGTGATGAGGAGTCAGAGGAAATAACAGAGAAGCAGAGGAGAGCTTTCGTTGATTTTACGCGACGATGGATGTTAACTTACAACGGAGAAGTGATTGATACACTTTCACTCACATTTTCAAGACccagaaaattttcttctgaGATGAATGAGTGTATCAACTTTGCCATTACGCGCAATGTTCAAAGGTTAGTCCTCGATTTCTCTGATCCAACCACCGTTCATCGAGGGGTGTTTGAGTTGCCTCCATTTGTATATGGACATGAAGGCCTTAAGTCACTGAAGTTGTTCTCATGCAATTTTGATGTGTCAAGattgaacaacttcaatgcaCTTAAGGAACTCTCTTTGGGATGGATTAAAGTAAGCAtgtctacaatcaaggacttgcTTAGGAAGTGTCCTTCACTAGAGAGTTTAAGCCTGAAGAATTGTTCGAGCGTGGACCATATCGAGATTTCTGCGCCAGATTTGCGCCTAAGAAGTCTAGTTTTTGACAAATGTGAGTTAGATCAACCATACTTGATGATTAAGGCACCAAATCTCCGCGTCCTGAAGTATTCGGGGGACTTACCTACTTTTGAATTCTGGAGGCCAGAGAGCTTAGTAGAGGCTGATCTTGATTTCGCGTCAGAGACTGAATTCGAAGAAGTTGGCGACCTTGTTCAAGAAATACTAAGAGAAATTGCATGTGTCCAAGTTCTGACTGTTTGCAGTTACCTTCTGCAG GTTATACCTAGTGGGACAGAACCATTAGGAATGGAAGTTGCCTTAAACGTTCGACATCTGATTCTGAAGACTGAACTTCACAGCAATGTGTTTTTCGGGATCAAATTCATGCTCAAGAGTTGTCCGGTGCTCGAAACTCTTACTATCCAACTAGGCCCTGCAAGAATGTTCTCT GACTATGAGCCTCCATTTGTTCTCAGGCCTCGGGTTTTTTGGAAGGGAAGTCAAGTTGTTTTCGATTGCTTGGCGAATACTCTGAAGGTTGTGGAGGTTCAAAACTTTAAAGGAAGTGAGAATGAGATCaacttgctcaactatctcatCAAATTAGGGAAAGTATTGGAAGGATTGAAGCTCTGTGTGTCGAAAGAAGATAATGGTGCTGGTGAAAACCCGGAATTGTACCGGGAACGAGCCCTAGAAGTGCTGCAGATACGGAGGGCCTCCCCGACTTTGCGAATTGATATTGTGTGA
- the LOC119988370 gene encoding uncharacterized protein LOC119988370 isoform X2, protein MDISEAENLEEKLRSLSVQLQTECAIFERIVYKNKNQHRRSSYFQYLLKVRRDLRLLQSLKLEEILRSCFHVITGKKPKQKVHLLESLKWRKCDGGKHNFMERLLGAERLLSEMVEPMLRAATEISILLARSFFMGFSLMVLALLARLRVLVQQMLHDVVLVFNTVSSLSQKKQSVKIAEEGVEVFREYYPTNVEFPTLDCVWKTDKFVLVERMSKSDHERQDAALGDDLSRTSTVKYSSIESFLGDEDPGFEVVAADDASEGPESPCAVKEDRINLLASPSNENVKTPQVEDGEEMREGSDSARIPNSKAPAEGGLLAPSSSSQSSFSLKRKSDSNKVAFISVKRPASSSSNVTDINLKGAEEDTNDKKDSFFDLLTGGSLKDSLF, encoded by the exons ATGGATATATCCGAAGCAGAAAATCTGGAGGAGAAATTGAGGTCCTTGTCGGTGCAGCTTCAAACAGAGTGTGCCATTTTTGAAAGAATTGTTTACAAAAACAAGAACCAGCACAGAAGGAGCTCTTACTTCCAGTATCTCCTAaag GTTAGGAGGGATCTTAGACTGCTTCAATCGCTTAAATTGGAGGAGATTTTACGTTCCTGCTTTCACGTTATCACTGGAAAGAAACCTAAACAAAAGGTGCATCTCTTAGAAAG TTTGAAGTGGCGAAAATGTGATGGTGGAAAACATAATTTTATGGAGCGACTTCTAGGAGCTGAACGCCTGCTGTCAGAG ATGGTTGAGCCAATGTTGAGGGCAGCTAC TGAGATATCTATATTGCTCGCCCGTTCTTTCTTTATGGGGTTTTCTCTGATGGTTTTGGCACTGCTTGCACGCCTTCGAGTTTTGGTGCAGCAA ATGTTACATGATGTTGTTTTGGTATTCAACACTGTCTCTTCTCTCTCCCAGAAGAAACAATCTGTAAAAATTGCCGAGGAAGGAGTTGAG GTGTTTAGAGAATACTACCCTACTAATGTGGAATTTCCCACTCTAGATTGTGTATGGAAGACAGATAAGTTTGTGTTGGTTGAAAGAATGAGTAAGAGCGACCATGAAAGGCAAGATGCAGCTCTTGGAGATGATTTGAGCAGAACATCAACTGTAAAATATTCGAGTATCGAGTCGTTTCTAGGAG ATGAAGATCCTGGTTTTGAGGTGGTGGCAGCAGACGATGCCAGTGAAGGTCCTGAGTCTCCTTGCGCTGTTAAGGAAGATAGAATCAATCTGTTGGCAAGCCCGTCCAACGAGAATGTTAAAACTCCACAGGTTGAAGATGGTGAGGAAATGCGAGAGGGTTCAGATTCTGCCAGAATTCCCAACAGCAAAGCTCCCGCGGAAGGTGGCTTGCTTGCACCCTCTAGCTCTTCTCAAAGCTCATTCTCCTTGAAACGGAAGTCTGACTCAAACAAAGTGGCCTTCATCTCTGTCAAAAGACCTGCATCCTCATCATCAAATGTAACAGATATCAATCTCAAGGGAGCTGAAGAAGATACTAATGACAAAAAAGATTCATTTTTTGATTTGCTCACTGGTGGAAGCCTCAAAGATAGTCTGTTCtga
- the LOC119988370 gene encoding uncharacterized protein LOC119988370 isoform X1, which translates to MDISEAENLEEKLRSLSVQLQTECAIFERIVYKNKNQHRRSSYFQYLLKVRRDLRLLQSLKLEEILRSCFHVITGKKPKQKVHLLESLKWRKCDGGKHNFMERLLGAERLLSEMVEPMLRAATEISILLARSFFMGFSLMVLALLARLRVLVQQENEGLKIKKMLHDVVLVFNTVSSLSQKKQSVKIAEEGVEVFREYYPTNVEFPTLDCVWKTDKFVLVERMSKSDHERQDAALGDDLSRTSTVKYSSIESFLGDEDPGFEVVAADDASEGPESPCAVKEDRINLLASPSNENVKTPQVEDGEEMREGSDSARIPNSKAPAEGGLLAPSSSSQSSFSLKRKSDSNKVAFISVKRPASSSSNVTDINLKGAEEDTNDKKDSFFDLLTGGSLKDSLF; encoded by the exons ATGGATATATCCGAAGCAGAAAATCTGGAGGAGAAATTGAGGTCCTTGTCGGTGCAGCTTCAAACAGAGTGTGCCATTTTTGAAAGAATTGTTTACAAAAACAAGAACCAGCACAGAAGGAGCTCTTACTTCCAGTATCTCCTAaag GTTAGGAGGGATCTTAGACTGCTTCAATCGCTTAAATTGGAGGAGATTTTACGTTCCTGCTTTCACGTTATCACTGGAAAGAAACCTAAACAAAAGGTGCATCTCTTAGAAAG TTTGAAGTGGCGAAAATGTGATGGTGGAAAACATAATTTTATGGAGCGACTTCTAGGAGCTGAACGCCTGCTGTCAGAG ATGGTTGAGCCAATGTTGAGGGCAGCTAC TGAGATATCTATATTGCTCGCCCGTTCTTTCTTTATGGGGTTTTCTCTGATGGTTTTGGCACTGCTTGCACGCCTTCGAGTTTTGGTGCAGCAA GAAAATGAAGGCCTTAAAATCAAGAAG ATGTTACATGATGTTGTTTTGGTATTCAACACTGTCTCTTCTCTCTCCCAGAAGAAACAATCTGTAAAAATTGCCGAGGAAGGAGTTGAG GTGTTTAGAGAATACTACCCTACTAATGTGGAATTTCCCACTCTAGATTGTGTATGGAAGACAGATAAGTTTGTGTTGGTTGAAAGAATGAGTAAGAGCGACCATGAAAGGCAAGATGCAGCTCTTGGAGATGATTTGAGCAGAACATCAACTGTAAAATATTCGAGTATCGAGTCGTTTCTAGGAG ATGAAGATCCTGGTTTTGAGGTGGTGGCAGCAGACGATGCCAGTGAAGGTCCTGAGTCTCCTTGCGCTGTTAAGGAAGATAGAATCAATCTGTTGGCAAGCCCGTCCAACGAGAATGTTAAAACTCCACAGGTTGAAGATGGTGAGGAAATGCGAGAGGGTTCAGATTCTGCCAGAATTCCCAACAGCAAAGCTCCCGCGGAAGGTGGCTTGCTTGCACCCTCTAGCTCTTCTCAAAGCTCATTCTCCTTGAAACGGAAGTCTGACTCAAACAAAGTGGCCTTCATCTCTGTCAAAAGACCTGCATCCTCATCATCAAATGTAACAGATATCAATCTCAAGGGAGCTGAAGAAGATACTAATGACAAAAAAGATTCATTTTTTGATTTGCTCACTGGTGGAAGCCTCAAAGATAGTCTGTTCtga
- the LOC119989384 gene encoding stemmadenine O-acetyltransferase-like, whose translation MATTATLKVDVIARETIKPSSPTPTNLKTFKFSLLDQITPTLYLPLLLFYPTKGEEEEKQLHRIQLLKSSLSKILRKYYPFAGRIKDHNSIDCNDEGVMFVEARTNYNLSNLLQQPDLNQLKQLLPIESIYESSSGNLLLVQVTFLKCGGMAIAVCLSHKLADATTLSTFTKNWASAGEVVDPELFVGSTLFPPVDHAPPSVEIFPSECLYRRLIFDASKITTLKAEAASTVVQQPTRVEAITALLLKCAMSATRSTKGSSRPSLCIHAANIRKRYSPPVSEYAIGNLIRPIITQIGNSEIELQSLVCLLREKIKEFSVTGEAEKVLGSVNEAKPSFGETNMVDTYGFSSWCRMPLYAADFGWGKPIWVALTNSSIPNVFILVDTRDGDGIEAWVYLNEEEMAAFESDQELLRFASVNPSVIF comes from the coding sequence atggctACTACTGCAACACTAAAAGTTGATGTTATTGCAAGAGAAACCATCAAACCTTCTTCTCCCACTCCCACCAATCTCAAAACCTTCAAGTTTTCGCTTCTCGATCAAATCACGCCGACCTTGTATTTGCCATTGCTTCTCTTCTACCctacaaaaggagaagaagaagagaagcagtTGCATAGAATCCAGCTTCTTAAGTCATCTTTGTCAAAAATTCTACGCAAGTACTACCCTTTCGCTGGAAGAATCAAAGACCATAACTCGATTGATTGTAACGACGAGGGAGTTATGTTTGTCGAGGCTCGGACAAATTATAATTTGTCCAATCTGCTGCAACAACCTGATCTGAACCAGCTGAAGCAGTTACTTCCTATTGAGTCCATATATGAATCCTCATCAGGTAATTTACTTCTTGTTCAAGTTACCTTCTTGAAATGCGGTGGCATGGCGATCGCGGTGTGCCTTTCGCACAAGCTTGCCGATGCAACCACATTAAGTACATTCACCAAGAATTGGGCTTCTGCTGGTGAGGTAGTTGATCCGGAACTATTTGTTGGAAGCACTCTCTTTCCGCCTGTCGACCACGCGCCGCCTTCTGTTGAAATATTTCCAAGTGAGTGCTTGTACAGAAGATTAATTTTCGACGCCTCGAAAATCACAACACTTAAGGCTGAAGCTGCTAGCACTGTTGTGCAACAACCTACGCGGGTAGAAGCCATAACGGCCCTACTTCTGAAGTGTGCGATGAGCGCAACGAGATCAACCAAAGGGTCTTCGAGGCCATCGTTGTGTATCCATGCCGCGAATATCAGGAAAAGATATTCACCACCAGTGTCAGAATATGCGATTGGAAATCTCATAAGACCAATCATCACCCAAATAGGTAACTCGGAGATTGAATTACAGAGCTTGGTATGTCTActaagagaaaaaataaaagaatttagcGTAACAGGGGAGGCGGAAAAAGTACTGGGGAGCGTCAACGAGGCAAAGCCGAGTTTCGGAGAAACGAACATGGTGGACACTTATGGTTTCAGTAGTTGGTGTCGGATGCCATTGTACGCAGCAGATTTCGGGTGGGGAAAGCCGATATGGGTTGCACTTACTAACTCGTCTATCCCTAATGTTTTCATACTGGTGGATACCAGAGATGGTGATGGAATTGAGGCTTGGGTTTACCTTAATGAAGAAGAGATGGCTGCATTTGAAAGTGACCAAGAGCTGCTAAGGTTTGCTTCAGTGAACCCTAGTGTCATCTTTTAG